A stretch of Aerococcus urinaehominis DNA encodes these proteins:
- a CDS encoding glutathione S-transferase family protein, with translation MGLLVDGKWVDQWYDTESTGGRFVRKDSQFRNWITPDGQPGPTGEGGFKAEADRYHLYVSLACPWASRAMIYRSLKGLEDMISVSVVNPVMLEHGWTFEEGPGVISDPVYQADYMYEIYQHEDPEYTGRVTVPVLFDKKQKRIVNNESADIIRMFNSAFDGIGAKEGNYNPDELIDEIDRVNDEVYDAVNNGVYKAGFATDQDVYQEEVKKLFKELDKLENHLTDHDYLVGDQITEADWRLFTTLVRFDSVYFGHFKCNLKELRQYPKLWEYTRRLYNWPGVKETVDFDHIKTHYYKSHTTINPNGIVPAGPDIDWTWSADEK, from the coding sequence CAGGTGGACGCTTCGTCCGTAAAGATTCACAATTTAGAAATTGGATTACCCCGGATGGCCAACCTGGTCCAACAGGTGAAGGCGGATTCAAGGCGGAAGCTGATCGCTACCACCTCTATGTGAGTCTGGCTTGTCCTTGGGCTAGCCGGGCGATGATTTACCGTAGCCTAAAAGGCCTTGAAGACATGATTAGTGTATCTGTCGTTAACCCTGTCATGTTAGAACACGGCTGGACCTTCGAGGAAGGGCCTGGTGTGATTAGCGACCCAGTTTACCAAGCAGACTATATGTATGAGATTTACCAGCATGAGGACCCTGAATATACTGGTCGGGTAACTGTACCAGTTCTCTTTGATAAAAAGCAAAAAAGAATTGTTAATAATGAATCGGCTGATATTATCCGCATGTTTAATTCGGCCTTTGATGGGATCGGTGCCAAAGAAGGAAACTACAATCCTGATGAATTAATAGATGAAATCGACCGAGTCAATGATGAAGTCTATGATGCTGTTAATAATGGTGTTTATAAGGCTGGCTTTGCCACTGACCAAGATGTCTACCAAGAAGAAGTTAAAAAACTCTTCAAGGAATTAGATAAGTTAGAAAACCATTTGACTGACCACGACTACCTAGTCGGTGACCAGATTACCGAAGCCGACTGGCGCCTCTTCACCACCTTGGTTCGCTTTGACTCTGTCTATTTCGGCCACTTCAAATGTAACTTAAAAGAACTACGGCAATACCCTAAGCTATGGGAATACACCCGTCGCCTCTACAACTGGCCAGGTGTTAAAGAAACTGTTGACTTTGACCATATTAAAACCCACTATTACAAGAGTCATACTACCATCAATCCAAATGGTATTGTCCCTGCCGGTCCAGACATTGACTGGACCTGGTCAGCTGACGAAAAATAG